The Bernardetia litoralis DSM 6794 genome includes a window with the following:
- a CDS encoding transposase, with translation MYVNLSKKTITENILPYLTQFKKGRKPKVALWRIVKAIIYRLKTGTQWRELPIKQFFGRTSINWNTVYYHYNKWSKLESWKVGRIYGHIIYLRIVLI, from the coding sequence ATGTACGTAAATTTATCAAAAAAAACTATCACAGAAAATATTTTACCCTATTTAACTCAATTTAAAAAAGGTCGTAAACCTAAAGTAGCTCTTTGGCGCATTGTTAAAGCTATTATTTATCGTCTTAAAACAGGTACTCAATGGAGAGAATTACCTATCAAACAATTTTTTGGCAGAACTTCAATTAACTGGAATACAGTATATTATCACTATAATAAATGGTCAAAGTTGGAAAGTTGGAAAGTTGGAAGAATTTATGGACACATTATTTATCTAAGAATCGTTCTGATATAG
- a CDS encoding transposase family protein: MVKVGKLESWKNLWTHYLSKNRSDIDLSICHLDGSHSPAKQGGEGVAYSSRKRCKTTNSLFLTDKNGIPVAMSVPQGGNHHDAFELEKNMQTMLVDLNKANIRHEGIFLNVDAAFDTNSFRSFCSHMDIVDNIDFNKRNRKDIDNQPFKDEKMYDLRFAIERTNAWLDAFKAILTRYETKIHTWQSLHYLAFTLIFIRDRQKIKLNS; the protein is encoded by the coding sequence ATGGTCAAAGTTGGAAAGTTGGAAAGTTGGAAGAATTTATGGACACATTATTTATCTAAGAATCGTTCTGATATAGACCTTTCTATTTGTCATTTGGATGGTAGTCATTCACCAGCAAAACAAGGAGGAGAAGGAGTAGCTTATTCAAGCAGAAAAAGATGTAAAACAACAAATTCACTATTTCTGACTGATAAAAATGGAATTCCAGTAGCGATGTCTGTGCCTCAAGGTGGAAATCATCACGATGCTTTTGAACTTGAAAAAAATATGCAAACTATGTTAGTAGATTTGAACAAGGCAAATATTAGACATGAAGGAATTTTTCTTAATGTAGATGCTGCTTTTGATACAAATTCATTTCGTTCTTTTTGCTCGCATATGGATATTGTGGATAACATAGATTTTAATAAAAGAAATCGAAAAGATATTGATAATCAACCATTTAAAGATGAAAAAATGTATGATTTACGTTTTGCAATAGAAAGAACTAATGCTTGGTTAGATGCTTTTAAGGCAATATTGACACGATATGAAACTAAAATCCATACTTGGCAAAGCCTACATTATTTAGCTTTTACTT